The nucleotide sequence TATCTCTTAAACAGGGTGGAAAGGTATGAGGCATTCATGTGGACTACCTCTGAAAGGTCTTGAAGCCTTATTTCATCCTCAATATGCTCATCGATATACTTTAGAAGTTTATTGATAGTGGCTAACTGAGGATCTATGCTCTCCAGCTTTAAGCTGCTGTCTGCTGCATAGTCAAAATCCCTAATAATCCTCACCAGTATCTCCAGCAGCCTCACCTTTATCATCAATTCATAACCCACATTCTTATTTATAAACTCTTGCTCAATCTGAAGCATCATATTAAAAATTGCTTGGGTAGCTTCATTACCATTTGGAAGCCTGTTAGTAAAGCTACTGCTTCTGTTAAAGAATATAGACAGATATCTGTAATCAAACATATTACCTCCCTCATTCCAAATAAACCTGGGCTCAAAATGGATTACCATGTTTATGAGGTCGGCATCTCCCACTACGTCTATATCATGATGTTCTATGTTATTAAACACAAAGACATCGCCCTTTTCAATATCATAGACTACATCATCCACATAGTACTTTCCTCTTCCGCCTTTTACACAGGAAAGTTCCAGGTAATGATGTCGATGGCCCTCAGTCTTATAGTAAGGCTGCCTCAAATAATAATTTTGAAGCTCCAGCATAAAGCTGCCCTCTGCTGAATAGAGAGTTGAACAATCCTGCATAATAATCAATTTTGTATCCCCCTTAATACAAACCTCTATCCTATGGCCTGTGATAGAGATATTAACCCAAAGTTATAGAGAACTTTGCTGATGACCATTAGTACCACAACTAATATTATTCTCTTATTGCTCAATTTTGAAAAAACCTTAATTCCAAAGAACATAAGCACTAAACTGAACAGGTTGAATAAGTTCAGCTGATCTAGTACTGCTGATAAATAAGGATCTAAATTAAATTCTGGCCAGTTAACAGGTATCATCTTAATGAAACTAACAATACTATCCCCTACCATTGTAACGGCAAAAGCAGTAGAATAAACGGCGGTAATCATTGCAAACTTGATATTGCTGCCTAATATCCTAATCAGAATATAATATTGTATAGTATTTATAAAGATTATTGTAAATGCAGTTAAAATCAAAACCAATGTTACTATTATAGCCCCACTTAGTGTAGGTGTAGCCACAATACCTGCATTGGCATATTCCTGTTCAATTTCAAGAGGCTGGTTGATAAAAAAATGTTCTATAAAGGTTAAAACCATTGTTATTATCCCTACAAGGGTCAAAGTCCGTACCCAAGACTTATCATCATAAGACCTGAAGAATTCGGCCGGATTGATAAATAGCAGTTTTATTTTTTCCAATACTGCTCTCTTAGTTTCCTGAGGCGGCACGTCTTTATTAACGTTGTTTTTCATTTTATACCTCCATGTGTGCATAGTTAATTTGAAAAACGTTTATCAAATACTCCACCTCCATTGTATACTTCTTTGTCATAGGTATTCAAGTACCAATAATTTTCGCACAAAATAAAAAATTATTGATATATTTTTTAATCTCATTACTATATAATTATAATCATGAATATGAATTAGCATTTTTATGATATAAATAAAACATTTAGTATGGGTGTGGAGTATGAAAAAAATACTATCTAAGCTTGCATATGCCTTTGTATTTTCTCTACTGGGCTTCCTTTTAATCAATAGGTTTATATATTATTATGAACATAAGGCTGTGGCCCTTACAACTAACGATCATAATCAGTTGGATATTGTCTCTGAGATCGAACTACTTAAAAAAGAAAAGGCCTTGATTGAAAAAGAAAACAGTGAAATTTTAGACGACATCAAAGCCTATGAGGATAGTATATCCACTCGAAACAGCTATGCCGCTAAGGTTAAAGAAGAACTTGAGACCAACAGAAAAATATTGGGACTAACAGATGTCAGCGGGCCCGGAATTACTGTATATCTGCTTCCAAAGGCTGAGGTCTTCAGTCAAATAGACCTTCTGGATTCAACTGATCTTTATTTTCTGGTAAATGAATTATACAGCGCTTCTGCCCAAGCTATATCTATAAATGATTCTCGCTTGACAATTCAGTCCGTTATTGCTGATTCCACCAACCAACAAATAAGTATAAACGATATCCTGATCAGACCTAACGAGTTGATTACCATAAAAGCTATTGGTAATCCTGATCTGATGGAAGATGACTTGATTAACTATGATACCTTAAAGTTCAGAAACCTAAAGAACTATAAAGTAACAATAAAAAAGTCTGACAACCTTACCATCGGACGGTATAACGGAAAGCTGAATGCCGATGGCCTGAATATTGTGGAGTCAGCAAATTAAGGAGGGAAGATAGGATGAAAACCAATGAAATAAAGATATTTATTTTTATTGCATCAATTATAGTTGGTTTACTGATATCTTTGAACCTGAGTTTTAACAGCAAAAGTACAGCGATTATAGTTAATGCTCAACAGTACCAAAAGCTTGTTAGTACCAGATATGAACTTCAAAAGGAATTGATGAACCTAAAGCAGCAGCGGAATGATAATAGAAAAAAGGTTGCGGTATATCAGAATAATACCTCCTCTGTAGTGGCAAAGGAAATGGAAAAAGAATTGGAGTATACCCGTCTGCTTCTTGGAACCTCTGAAGCCACCGGTGAAGGTATAAAGATATCCATAAAAGACCACAGCTATGATTATGGTAATAGTATAGAGGGGGGGCAGTGGACTGATGCCAATATAATCCATGCTGAAGACCTGATGGAGATAATTAAGACTCTTCGCAACTTTGGTGCAAAAGCAATATCCTTAAATGGCTTCAGATTAACTGCTAACTCATCACTTATCTGCTCCGGACAGTTTATAGCTATGGATAAGATCAAACTCCCGGCCCCTTATTACATTGAGGCCATAGGAAATAAAGACTCCCTTTATAAATTGATGCAGGAAAATGGTTTTATTCAAGTGCTTAGAAAGCAAAGACATATAAATGTATTTGTAGATGCTGCAGATAAGATTCTTATGCCGGCCTATGTGGGAGACATCAACAGTTCTTATCTTGCAGATGTCTCTACCCAATAATATCACATAAAAATTGCCCTACAGGGTGGACTTATTCCTATCTTACATCCAGTGACCGATAGCTGTAAGGTCGCACCATAGGGCATTTATATTCTCATTAATTTATATATGTATAATATTTTATTCTGTAGGTGGTACAAAGCATACTCTGCATCTTGGCTCGTAACTTTCTTTGTCTCCCTGCTGTATGGTTTGGCCTTTAACAGTTACCGGCTTGCCGTTGCTAAGCCTTTGGCTGAAGTTGGCCCTCCTTTTTTTACAGCATGCACAAACAGGATAACGGTGCTCTATTTCATCTGCAAGAGCTATAATGTCACCCATTTTACCAAAGGGAATACCCTCGTAATCCATATTTAATCCTGAAACTATTACTCTCTTTGTAAATATCAAAGCTTGCATAAGTTCAACAATTTTACCTTTAAAGAACTGAGTTTCATCAAAGCCAATCACATCATAATCCTCACACAGTTTTATTGTTCTTTCAATAACTTCATCGGTAATCATTTCAGGTAATTCCACTGCCGGCCTAACAAGCCCAGTTCTGGAAATTACCCTGCATTTACCATCTCTTGTTTCGCTGTCAGGTTTAAATACTATGACCTTCTTCCCCTCATAGGCCTCTGCAATATTTAGAGAATGTATAAGTTCTCCGCTCTTTTCGCTAAACATTGGTCCTGTTATGACCTTTAATCCTACTTCTTCGATAAACATGCTCTTGCTCCTTCGTAAATGAAATTATCATTCTTATAATTAGGACAACTATTCCATAAAACATTATACATTGTCTTGGAGCTTACAGCAAATTTTTCATCACAGCCTAAGATAAATTTATCTTAATAAAACCCTACTAAATTAAACACAAATCATTTTTTATTTACTTCTTCAGATAGTTTTTTCTCTGCTATTTTTATTCTGGACTCAACATTTTGAATAAGCAGCTCCTTCTGCAAAATTAAATATTGTATCTGATTTGCATGGTTACTATTATCTGTAGAACTACTTATCTCCAACTTATTTTTCTCCATCTTATACTGTTTTAGCGCCCTATTAAGTATTTTTATCTCATTATTCCAATCCATAAGCCCCACCCCACATAATATTAATCATGAAAACCATATACTTTCATTTCATAATATTTTCTATGATGAGTAAGGCATTTTTATAACCGGATAAATGAAAAATGCCTCCGCGTTCGGAAGCATTTCTCTATTTATCAAAACTTATTATTTATTTACACAAAGCTCTTCCTGTTCTTCCTTAGTATAGGATAAGAACAGTTTTTCCTGGGTGGGTTTACGTCTCTCGTTTTTCATAGTAATACACTTTTTAGCACATGAGTTAACGCATTCCCCACAAATAACACAGCGGTAAGCATTAAGACTCCATCTCTTTGTAGTTCTATCAACTTCTATGGCATCAGCAGGACATTTCTTAGCACATAAAGTGCAGTATACACAGTTAGTATCATCAAATACTATTTGACCTCTAGTGCGCTCAAAGGGTTCTCTTACAGCTACCGGATACAACCTTGTAGGTGCCTTTGAGGTGAAGTTAGTCAAAACAACTTTAAGCATCTCTAACATAATATCACCGCCTTATCTATCTCTCTGTACAGCTTATACAAGGATCTATGGTCAGTATTAATACAGGTACATCCGGCAAACTGCAGCCCGGAAGTATTCTTGTTAATGCCGGTATATTTGCAAAGGTGGGAGTCCTTATCTTTAATCTATCCAAGTTTTTGGTTCCATTTGCCTTCATATAATATATGGCTTCACCACGGGGTTGTTCGAGTCTGGAGATTGTCTCCCCCTTTGGCATACCTTTAACTGCAACAGATATTTCACCGGATGGCAGCTTAGATATAGCTTGTCTGATCAGATCAAAGGATTGATAAACTTCCCTTAATCTTACAACGCATCTGGCATAGCTATCACCAGCATTATCTGTAATGGGTTCGAAATTTAAATACTTATAGGCGCTGTAACCGGTAGTTCTAATATCAAGGGCTATACCTGAAGCCTTTGCCATTGGTCCCACAGCACCGTAAGCTGCTGCGTCTTCCTTAGACAGAATTCCTACCCCTGCTAGTCTCTGCTTTACTGTATAGGAATTTAAGAATACATCTTCTATTCTTTTTAAGTTTTTATCAAGTCTGTCTATTGTTTCTATGATGAATTTCAAATGATCTTCAGTTAAATCTTTTGTCACTCCACCCACCTTGTTGGCAGAGATTATTACTCTGTTTCCTGTGGTCATTTCCAGGATATCCATAACTTGCTCTCTGTACTTCCAGGCTTCTAAGAATAAACTCTCAAAGCCGAAAGCATCTGCAAGTAGTCCAAGCCAAAGCAGATGACTCTGAACTCTTGATAGCTCTGCAAATATAACTCTTATATATTCTGCCCTTTCCGGAATAGTTACATTCATTATGTCTTCTATACCTCTAACATAGGCCATAGAATGCATAAAGCTGCATATTCCGCAAACTCTTTCAACTATATAAACGGATTGGTTAAAATCCTTAAGCTCTGCTATTTTTTCCAAACCCCTATGGACATAGCCTATTGAAGGTATAGCCTCCTTAACCACATTCTCCTCTAGTGAAAGCTTTAGCTGCAGTGGTTCCGGCAATACCGGATGCTGCGGTCCAAAGGGTATAATCGTCTTTGACATAATAAATCTCCTTTCTAAGCCAGCGGCATCACAGGACCATCTGCTGTAAGATACAAATGTCCTTTGTAGTCTATTATTAATCCTTCAAAGGTAAGGCCGAAAAGGTCTTGGTATTCATTTTCTATTAAGAAGGCCGCAGGAAATATATTGGATATACTAGGTATAACCTCTTTATATTCTGCGAATAGCCTTATATGGCTCATTTCATAATTTAAATCGAAGTGATAAGTAAGCTCA is from Clostridium thermarum and encodes:
- a CDS encoding helix-turn-helix domain-containing protein, whose protein sequence is MQDCSTLYSAEGSFMLELQNYYLRQPYYKTEGHRHHYLELSCVKGGRGKYYVDDVVYDIEKGDVFVFNNIEHHDIDVVGDADLINMVIHFEPRFIWNEGGNMFDYRYLSIFFNRSSSFTNRLPNGNEATQAIFNMMLQIEQEFINKNVGYELMIKVRLLEILVRIIRDFDYAADSSLKLESIDPQLATINKLLKYIDEHIEDEIRLQDLSEVVHMNASYLSTLFKRYNGIGPIEYISRKRIHKAVQYLKTTDKTITEIAGLCGFNNAANFNKTFKKFTGNTSSEYRNNRGVAF
- a CDS encoding YIP1 family protein, which produces MKNNVNKDVPPQETKRAVLEKIKLLFINPAEFFRSYDDKSWVRTLTLVGIITMVLTFIEHFFINQPLEIEQEYANAGIVATPTLSGAIIVTLVLILTAFTIIFINTIQYYILIRILGSNIKFAMITAVYSTAFAVTMVGDSIVSFIKMIPVNWPEFNLDPYLSAVLDQLNLFNLFSLVLMFFGIKVFSKLSNKRIILVVVLMVISKVLYNFGLISLSQAIG
- a CDS encoding DUF881 domain-containing protein, giving the protein MKKILSKLAYAFVFSLLGFLLINRFIYYYEHKAVALTTNDHNQLDIVSEIELLKKEKALIEKENSEILDDIKAYEDSISTRNSYAAKVKEELETNRKILGLTDVSGPGITVYLLPKAEVFSQIDLLDSTDLYFLVNELYSASAQAISINDSRLTIQSVIADSTNQQISINDILIRPNELITIKAIGNPDLMEDDLINYDTLKFRNLKNYKVTIKKSDNLTIGRYNGKLNADGLNIVESAN
- a CDS encoding DUF881 domain-containing protein codes for the protein MKTNEIKIFIFIASIIVGLLISLNLSFNSKSTAIIVNAQQYQKLVSTRYELQKELMNLKQQRNDNRKKVAVYQNNTSSVVAKEMEKELEYTRLLLGTSEATGEGIKISIKDHSYDYGNSIEGGQWTDANIIHAEDLMEIIKTLRNFGAKAISLNGFRLTANSSLICSGQFIAMDKIKLPAPYYIEAIGNKDSLYKLMQENGFIQVLRKQRHINVFVDAADKILMPAYVGDINSSYLADVSTQ
- a CDS encoding thymidine kinase, with protein sequence MFIEEVGLKVITGPMFSEKSGELIHSLNIAEAYEGKKVIVFKPDSETRDGKCRVISRTGLVRPAVELPEMITDEVIERTIKLCEDYDVIGFDETQFFKGKIVELMQALIFTKRVIVSGLNMDYEGIPFGKMGDIIALADEIEHRYPVCACCKKRRANFSQRLSNGKPVTVKGQTIQQGDKESYEPRCRVCFVPPTE
- a CDS encoding 4Fe-4S dicluster domain-containing protein, translated to MLEMLKVVLTNFTSKAPTRLYPVAVREPFERTRGQIVFDDTNCVYCTLCAKKCPADAIEVDRTTKRWSLNAYRCVICGECVNSCAKKCITMKNERRKPTQEKLFLSYTKEEQEELCVNK
- a CDS encoding nickel-dependent hydrogenase large subunit, which encodes MSKTIIPFGPQHPVLPEPLQLKLSLEENVVKEAIPSIGYVHRGLEKIAELKDFNQSVYIVERVCGICSFMHSMAYVRGIEDIMNVTIPERAEYIRVIFAELSRVQSHLLWLGLLADAFGFESLFLEAWKYREQVMDILEMTTGNRVIISANKVGGVTKDLTEDHLKFIIETIDRLDKNLKRIEDVFLNSYTVKQRLAGVGILSKEDAAAYGAVGPMAKASGIALDIRTTGYSAYKYLNFEPITDNAGDSYARCVVRLREVYQSFDLIRQAISKLPSGEISVAVKGMPKGETISRLEQPRGEAIYYMKANGTKNLDRLKIRTPTFANIPALTRILPGCSLPDVPVLILTIDPCISCTER
- a CDS encoding NADH-quinone oxidoreductase subunit C, translating into MIQTYDVVEKVQLLDRCWELKDKGYRFVALTCEKVDQQYELTYHFDLNYEMSHIRLFAEYKEVIPSISNIFPAAFLIENEYQDLFGLTFEGLIIDYKGHLYLTADGPVMPLA